Proteins encoded within one genomic window of Flavobacterium oreochromis:
- the dprA gene encoding DNA-processing protein DprA has protein sequence MLHTDLFYALALLNTEGVGDVIAKRLILNCGSAEEVFKTRSTHLAKIEGVGSFLIQNLKKSDSFTKAEKELKFLLKESINVWYFQDSLYPTRLKECYDAPVLLFTTGNIHLENPKIISIVGTRQVTPQGIDFCRKFIQDLAPLNPIIVSGFAYGVDIAAHQCAIECGLQTIAVLAHGLSQIYPKPHKKYIRKVEENGGFITEFFSTTNPDRENFVKRNRIVAGISEATLVIESAEQGGSLLTAQMANNYHREVFAVPGRVTDKYSKGCNDLIKTNKAQLLTNTADLVYHLNWDLKKSTKAIQKQLFINLTEDEQSIFDYLQKQGKEHLDRIAIDSDLTVFKLSSLLLNMELKGVIRSLPGKYFEII, from the coding sequence ATGTTACATACTGATTTATTTTATGCCTTAGCTCTTTTAAATACTGAAGGAGTAGGAGACGTTATAGCGAAAAGATTGATATTGAATTGTGGATCAGCAGAAGAAGTCTTTAAAACAAGATCAACTCATTTAGCTAAAATTGAGGGAGTGGGAAGTTTTTTAATACAAAATTTAAAAAAATCTGACTCCTTTACCAAAGCTGAAAAAGAATTAAAATTCTTATTAAAAGAATCTATTAATGTATGGTATTTTCAAGATTCATTATACCCAACCAGATTAAAAGAATGCTATGATGCTCCCGTTTTGTTATTTACAACAGGAAATATTCATTTAGAGAATCCAAAAATCATTAGTATTGTTGGTACTCGGCAAGTAACACCTCAAGGAATTGATTTTTGTAGAAAATTCATTCAAGATTTAGCACCTCTTAATCCCATTATTGTAAGCGGATTTGCTTATGGAGTCGATATAGCAGCTCATCAATGTGCTATTGAATGTGGCTTACAAACAATTGCTGTTTTAGCACATGGTTTAAGTCAGATTTACCCTAAACCTCATAAAAAATATATCCGAAAAGTTGAAGAAAATGGAGGATTTATAACGGAATTTTTTAGTACAACCAATCCTGATAGAGAAAACTTCGTAAAAAGAAATCGAATAGTTGCTGGTATTTCAGAAGCCACTTTAGTTATTGAAAGTGCGGAACAAGGTGGTTCATTACTAACTGCTCAAATGGCTAATAATTACCATCGTGAAGTTTTTGCTGTTCCAGGAAGAGTAACTGATAAATATAGTAAAGGCTGTAATGATTTGATTAAGACGAACAAAGCACAATTGTTAACAAATACAGCGGATTTAGTTTATCATTTAAATTGGGATTTGAAAAAATCAACAAAAGCAATACAAAAACAACTTTTTATTAATTTAACAGAAGATGAACAATCTATTTTTGATTATTTACAAAAACAAGGAAAGGAACATTTAGATCGTATTGCAATTGATTCTGATTTAACAGTTTTTAAATTATCTTCCTTACTACTTAATATGGAATTAAAAGGAGTAATACGGTCTTTACCTGGGAAATATTTTGAGATAATCTAA
- a CDS encoding HU domain-containing protein, with protein MNIEHYISELLYRYQCVIVPNLGAFLTETITTTVQENTTTFFPPKKVVSFNSYIKNNDGLLANHIALQEGISYIMAVAKLDSLVKEWEQKLLKREFIILKNIGILKYNIENHIVFEAFEHTNYLTSSFGLTSLVSPSIKREVLKSIVPQETLPILEEEELEETTLSIIPEKKNPFKNFLKYTAILTVGAGAGTFGYLGYLEQQEQSKSILVQKEVQKEVETKLQEATFFIENPVNLSTEKKTLAFHLVAGSFRSLSNAERTVNELKAKGFSKAKIMPQNEQGLFPVFYGSYATYTDAQHQLTTIQEKDNPEAWLLIKNL; from the coding sequence ATGAATATCGAACACTATATATCCGAGTTACTTTATCGTTACCAATGTGTAATTGTACCTAATCTAGGGGCTTTTTTGACTGAAACTATAACAACTACTGTACAAGAAAATACAACTACTTTTTTTCCTCCTAAAAAAGTGGTTTCTTTTAATAGTTATATAAAAAATAATGATGGTTTATTAGCTAATCATATAGCCCTACAAGAAGGTATAAGTTATATAATGGCCGTTGCTAAATTAGATTCTTTAGTAAAAGAGTGGGAACAAAAGCTATTGAAACGTGAATTCATTATACTAAAAAACATTGGAATTCTGAAATATAATATTGAAAATCATATTGTATTTGAGGCTTTTGAACACACTAATTATTTAACCTCATCATTTGGACTCACGTCTTTAGTATCTCCTTCTATTAAGCGTGAAGTATTAAAATCTATAGTTCCTCAAGAAACTCTTCCAATACTGGAAGAGGAAGAACTAGAGGAAACAACACTTAGTATCATCCCTGAGAAGAAAAATCCTTTCAAGAATTTCTTAAAATATACAGCAATACTAACAGTGGGTGCAGGTGCAGGAACTTTTGGTTATTTAGGTTATCTTGAACAACAAGAACAGTCTAAATCAATACTAGTTCAAAAGGAAGTTCAAAAAGAAGTAGAAACGAAATTACAAGAAGCTACTTTTTTTATAGAAAACCCTGTTAATCTCAGTACTGAAAAAAAAACATTAGCTTTTCATTTAGTAGCAGGTTCTTTTAGAAGTTTATCAAATGCCGAACGTACAGTAAATGAATTAAAAGCTAAAGGTTTTTCTAAAGCTAAAATTATGCCACAAAATGAACAAGGCTTATTTCCAGTTTTTTATGGTAGTTATGCTACTTATACAGATGCTCAACATCAACTAACCACAATTCAAGAAAAAGATAACCCCGAAGCCTGGTTATTAATAAAAAATTTATAA
- the trhO gene encoding oxygen-dependent tRNA uridine(34) hydroxylase TrhO, with amino-acid sequence MQLYNTLSAEERAELIDQAGKQRLTISFYQYARIQDPQQFRNDLFLAWNKLDALGRVYVANEGINAQMSVPAENFETFRNTLEAYDFMKGIRINVAVEHDDHSFLKLTVKVRHKIVADGLNDDSFDVTNKGIHLNAKDFNTILDDPNTIVVDFRNHYESEVGHFRNAITPDVETFRESLPIINEQLQDFKEDKNLVMYCTGGIRCEKASAYFKHQGFKNVYQLEGGIINYARQIKEHGLESKFIGKNFVFDHRLGERITDDIIAQCHQCGTPCDNHTNCANDSCHLLFIQCDDCAQKMENCCSVECLDTTHLPLEEQVLLRKGIQNSNKIFRKGKSEALKFKKSGELTATSLAKATENDQKSKNIRQRIAVKKILIGKGNHYYSKTQVGQFLIEADQIVLGDKVLISGPTTGNQEIIVENMFVNGEPNSIAKIGDKITMNVPFKVRPSDKLYKIIK; translated from the coding sequence ATGCAACTGTATAACACCTTAAGCGCAGAAGAAAGAGCTGAATTAATTGATCAAGCAGGAAAACAACGTTTGACAATTTCTTTCTACCAGTATGCGCGTATTCAAGATCCACAACAATTTCGTAATGATTTATTTTTAGCTTGGAATAAACTAGATGCTTTAGGACGCGTCTATGTAGCTAATGAAGGTATTAATGCTCAAATGAGTGTGCCCGCTGAAAATTTTGAAACCTTTCGAAATACTTTAGAAGCTTATGACTTTATGAAAGGAATTCGTATAAATGTAGCGGTTGAACATGATGATCATTCTTTTCTTAAATTAACAGTTAAAGTACGCCACAAAATTGTAGCAGACGGATTAAATGATGATTCTTTTGATGTAACTAACAAAGGAATTCATTTAAATGCAAAAGATTTTAATACAATTTTAGATGACCCTAATACGATTGTAGTTGATTTTAGAAATCATTATGAAAGTGAAGTAGGACATTTTAGAAATGCTATTACTCCTGATGTAGAAACCTTTCGCGAGTCATTACCTATTATAAATGAACAATTACAAGATTTTAAAGAAGATAAAAATTTAGTAATGTATTGTACAGGAGGAATACGTTGTGAAAAAGCATCAGCATATTTTAAACACCAAGGCTTTAAAAATGTATACCAATTAGAAGGTGGTATTATAAATTACGCACGTCAGATAAAAGAACACGGTTTAGAAAGTAAATTTATTGGTAAAAATTTTGTTTTCGATCATCGTTTAGGAGAAAGAATTACAGATGATATTATAGCACAATGTCATCAATGCGGCACACCTTGTGATAACCATACAAATTGTGCAAATGATAGCTGCCATTTATTGTTTATCCAATGTGATGATTGTGCTCAAAAAATGGAAAATTGCTGTTCAGTAGAATGTTTAGATACAACTCATTTACCTCTAGAAGAACAGGTTCTTTTAAGAAAAGGAATTCAAAACAGTAATAAAATATTTCGTAAAGGAAAATCAGAAGCCTTAAAATTTAAAAAATCAGGAGAACTTACTGCTACATCTTTAGCAAAAGCGACTGAAAATGATCAAAAATCTAAGAATATAAGACAGCGTATAGCAGTTAAAAAAATATTAATAGGAAAAGGTAATCATTACTATTCAAAAACACAAGTAGGACAATTTTTAATTGAGGCAGATCAAATCGTTTTAGGAGATAAAGTTCTTATTTCAGGACCAACTACCGGTAATCAGGAAATTATAGTAGAGAATATGTTTGTAAATGGTGAACCTAATTCTATTGCTAAAATAGGTGATAAAATTACGATGAACGTACCTTTTAAAGTGAGACCATCAGATAAATTATATAAAATTATAAAATAA
- a CDS encoding acyl-CoA thioesterase, whose amino-acid sequence MHPKYPSESLTVITDLVLPGETNPLNNLFGGELLARMDRAASIAARRHSRRITVTASVNHVAFNRSIPLGSVVTIEAKVSRAFNSSMEIFLDVWIEDRESGNRTKANEAIYTFVAVDETGRPVEVPQIIPETEEEKSRYDAALRRKQLSLVLAGKMKPDEATELKALFIH is encoded by the coding sequence ATGCATCCTAAATACCCTTCAGAATCTTTAACTGTTATTACCGACTTAGTATTACCTGGTGAAACTAATCCATTAAATAATTTATTTGGTGGTGAGCTTTTAGCTAGAATGGATCGTGCAGCGAGTATAGCTGCTAGAAGACATTCTAGAAGAATTACAGTTACTGCTTCTGTAAATCACGTTGCTTTTAATCGATCAATTCCTTTAGGAAGTGTTGTTACTATTGAAGCAAAAGTTTCTAGAGCTTTTAATTCTTCTATGGAAATATTTTTAGATGTATGGATTGAAGATCGTGAATCAGGTAATCGTACTAAAGCAAATGAGGCAATTTATACATTTGTAGCGGTAGATGAAACAGGCAGACCCGTTGAAGTTCCTCAAATAATACCTGAAACAGAAGAAGAAAAATCAAGATATGATGCGGCTCTAAGAAGAAAACAATTGAGTCTTGTTTTAGCTGGAAAAATGAAACCAGATGAGGCTACAGAATTAAAAGCTTTATTTATACATTAA
- a CDS encoding NAD(P)-dependent oxidoreductase, with amino-acid sequence MIYKYNTISILGCGWLGLPLAENLVLKGLSIKGSTTSVNKLEVLEKLKIQPYLIQLFENRVTENISEFLKESDLLIIMIPPKLRKNNDENFIAKIQKIIPYIETSNISKVLFISSISVYGDTFKKVTITEKDIVIPSTEAGRQLLKVEQLLQKNQKFKTTILRLGGLIGEDRHPVIYLAGKENLENPEAAVNLISQTDCIQIIEKMIYSNTVWGNVFNAVAPFHPTRKEYYTDKAVQNNLKIPKFVNSDTQGKIIDSTLLIEKLPYEFNLDLY; translated from the coding sequence ATGATTTATAAATACAACACAATTTCAATATTAGGCTGTGGTTGGTTAGGATTACCACTAGCTGAAAATCTAGTTTTAAAAGGACTATCAATAAAAGGTTCTACCACATCTGTAAATAAACTAGAGGTTTTAGAAAAATTGAAAATACAACCTTATTTAATTCAATTGTTTGAGAATAGGGTTACAGAAAACATTTCAGAATTTTTAAAAGAATCAGATCTTCTTATTATTATGATACCACCTAAGTTAAGGAAAAATAATGATGAAAATTTTATTGCTAAAATTCAAAAAATTATTCCTTATATAGAAACTTCTAATATTTCTAAAGTACTTTTTATAAGTTCTATTTCTGTGTATGGAGATACTTTTAAAAAGGTTACAATAACTGAAAAAGATATTGTTATTCCTAGTACCGAAGCAGGACGACAATTATTAAAAGTAGAACAATTATTACAAAAAAATCAGAAATTTAAAACAACTATTTTGCGTTTAGGAGGTTTAATAGGTGAAGATAGACACCCTGTGATATACTTAGCAGGAAAAGAAAATTTAGAAAATCCAGAAGCAGCAGTAAATTTGATTTCTCAAACAGATTGTATACAAATTATTGAGAAGATGATATATTCTAATACAGTATGGGGAAATGTATTTAATGCTGTAGCTCCTTTTCATCCCACTCGAAAAGAATACTACACAGACAAAGCGGTGCAAAACAATTTAAAAATACCGAAATTTGTTAATTCAGATACACAAGGTAAAATAATTGATTCTACCTTATTAATAGAAAAATTACCATATGAATTTAATCTAGATCTTTATTAA
- a CDS encoding DMT family transporter — MKLIQKIQSLGLPVLALIWVSFFFGTTWLASKQGVKAMPALQLVAIRQFIAAFIYISYFWFKKMPWPKAKQWRTILILSVLNFVLSNGLSTWGVKYISSGLGAVIGAIFPLWIVIISFFNGERLSKLAVLGLLVSFSGVCVVFSDYLADFIRPDFQFGILLSVLATITWAIGSMYTKKKAKNFNPYFSLGLQMLISSILLFAYTGATGTSISLFQIPSQAWWSIVYLVVFGSITTFIALVYALQHLPTEISSIYAYVNPIVAVILGDIIFNEPFTITLGIGVVIVILGIYLINKGIKKTSK; from the coding sequence ATGAAACTAATTCAAAAGATACAATCCTTAGGATTACCAGTTTTAGCCCTTATATGGGTTTCTTTTTTCTTTGGTACAACTTGGTTAGCCTCTAAACAAGGAGTAAAAGCAATGCCTGCTTTGCAATTAGTAGCTATAAGACAGTTTATAGCAGCTTTTATTTATATAAGTTATTTTTGGTTTAAAAAGATGCCATGGCCTAAAGCAAAACAGTGGCGTACTATTTTAATCTTGAGTGTTTTAAACTTTGTTTTAAGTAATGGACTTAGTACCTGGGGAGTAAAATATATTTCTAGTGGCTTAGGTGCCGTAATTGGGGCTATTTTCCCGTTATGGATAGTCATTATCAGTTTTTTTAATGGTGAGCGATTATCAAAATTAGCTGTTCTAGGATTATTAGTAAGTTTTAGTGGAGTATGTGTAGTATTTTCTGATTATTTAGCTGATTTTATTAGACCTGATTTTCAATTTGGGATTTTACTTTCTGTTTTAGCCACTATTACTTGGGCTATAGGTAGTATGTACACTAAAAAGAAAGCAAAAAATTTTAACCCTTATTTTAGTTTAGGATTACAAATGCTTATTTCTAGTATTTTACTATTTGCATATACAGGTGCTACAGGAACTTCTATTAGTTTGTTTCAAATACCATCACAAGCATGGTGGTCTATTGTTTATTTAGTTGTATTTGGCTCCATTACTACTTTTATAGCACTGGTATACGCATTACAACATTTACCTACTGAAATAAGTAGTATTTATGCTTATGTAAATCCCATTGTTGCTGTAATATTAGGAGATATTATTTTTAATGAACCCTTTACAATTACATTAGGAATAGGCGTAGTTATTGTTATTCTTGGGATTTATTTGATCAATAAAGGTATTAAAAAAACCTCGAAATAA